GCAGCGCGCGCACCGGAGGCGGCCTTCTGCGCCTCCCGCACGCGCTTGCGAAGATTCTTATCGGTGATCTCACGGTCGCCGACCGCTCCCGGCGTCCACAGCTCCACGTCCTCGTCGCCGTAGCTGGACTTCGACGCCCGCCGACGCACCTCGGGCGGCACCGCTCCCGGCGCCAGTCGGCGGGCTGTCAGCAGGAAGCCGGTGTGCGCCACCATTCGATGGTCGGGGCGCACAGCGAGGCCCTCGACGTGCCAGCCGCGCACCATGGTCTCCGAGGCCTCGGGGTCGGTGAACAGTCCCGTTCCACGGATGTACTCTGCGACCCGAGAGAGCTGCGTCGCCGTGGCGACGTAGCAGATCACCACGCCGCCGGGCGTGAGCGCGTCGGCGACGACATCGAGGCACTCCCAGGGTGCGAGCATGTCCAGCACGACGCGATCCACCGTTCCCGGGCCGTGCTGCGCGGGAAGCTTCTCGACAAGGTCGCCGACGACCACGTTCCAGGTGTCGGGTGTCTCGCCGAAGAAGGTCTCCACATTCGCGCGGGCGACATCGGCGAACTCCTCGCGCCGTTCGAAGGAGGTCAGGGCGCCGTCCGGCCCGATCGCGCGCAGCAGAGCGAGCGAGAGCGCACCCGACCCGACGCCGGCTTCGACGGTGACGGCGCCCGGGAAGATATCGGCCTGCATCACGATCTGCGCCGAGTCCTTGGGATAGACGATGGCGGCGCCGCGCGGCATCGACATCGCAAAGTCGCGCAGCAGAGGGCGCAGCGCCAGGTAGTCGTGACCGCTGCTGTTGGCGACGACAGAGCCGTCGGGCTG
Above is a window of Microbacterium suwonense DNA encoding:
- a CDS encoding tRNA (adenine-N1)-methyltransferase, with the translated sequence MSAHRPRGPFREGDRVQLTGPKGRLHTITLRADGELHTHHGVLMHRDLIGQPDGSVVANSSGHDYLALRPLLRDFAMSMPRGAAIVYPKDSAQIVMQADIFPGAVTVEAGVGSGALSLALLRAIGPDGALTSFERREEFADVARANVETFFGETPDTWNVVVGDLVEKLPAQHGPGTVDRVVLDMLAPWECLDVVADALTPGGVVICYVATATQLSRVAEYIRGTGLFTDPEASETMVRGWHVEGLAVRPDHRMVAHTGFLLTARRLAPGAVPPEVRRRASKSSYGDEDVELWTPGAVGDREITDKNLRKRVREAQKAASGARAAAASREGDAASE